A single Gammaproteobacteria bacterium DNA region contains:
- the ppa gene encoding inorganic diphosphatase translates to MGLYNVPAGKDVPNDVNVIIEIPAMAEPVKYEIDKDTGALMVDRFMGTAMHYPCNYGYIPQTLSDDGDPVDVLVVTPIPLKAASVIRCRVVGVLDMADEGGHDEKLVAVPVSKLTPLYDDVKEATDLPLILREQIKHFFEHYKDLEKGKWVKVEGWGDAAAARAAITKAAANYKSSNK, encoded by the coding sequence ATGGGGTTGTACAATGTTCCCGCTGGTAAAGACGTGCCGAATGATGTGAACGTCATTATCGAAATTCCAGCTATGGCTGAGCCGGTTAAGTACGAAATCGACAAAGATACCGGAGCACTGATGGTGGATCGCTTCATGGGCACCGCTATGCACTATCCCTGCAACTACGGTTACATTCCCCAGACTCTGTCTGACGACGGCGACCCCGTGGACGTATTGGTAGTGACGCCCATCCCCTTGAAAGCTGCCAGCGTGATTCGCTGCCGCGTGGTTGGCGTGCTGGATATGGCTGACGAAGGTGGTCACGACGAGAAACTGGTGGCTGTACCTGTTTCCAAGCTGACTCCGCTGTATGACGACGTCAAAGAGGCAACTGACCTGCCGCTGATCCTGCGCGAACAGATCAAACATTTCTTTGAGCACTACAAAGATCTGGAAAAAGGCAAGTGGGTGAAGGTTGAAGGCTGGGGCGATGCCGCCGCTGCCCGCGCTGCTATCACCAAAGCAGCTGCCAACTACAAATCCTCTAACAAGTAA
- the hemB gene encoding porphobilinogen synthase, which yields MTRMRRMRFNEFSRRLMRENVLTSDDLIYPMFILEGSNRRESIASMPGVERVSIDLLLKEAAELVELGVPAVALFPVTPLEKKSLDAAEAFNPEGLAQRAVRALKQNFPQLGVITDVALDPFTTHGQDGLIDENGYVLNDETVAVLVKQALSHAEAGADIVAPSDMMDGRIGAIRAALEKAGHRNTCILSYAAKYASAYYGPFRDAVGSAGNLKGGNKYSYQMDPANTDEALREVAQDLAEGADMVMVKPGMPYLDIVHRVKSGFGVPTYVYQVSGEYAMLKAASQNGWLNEKAVVLEALLSMKRAGADGILTYYAKTVAQWLKQG from the coding sequence ATGACGCGCATGCGCCGCATGCGTTTCAACGAGTTCAGCCGTCGCCTGATGCGCGAAAACGTGCTGACCAGTGACGACCTGATCTACCCCATGTTCATCCTGGAAGGCAGCAATCGCCGCGAATCCATTGCATCCATGCCCGGCGTTGAGCGTGTCAGCATTGATTTGCTGCTCAAAGAAGCCGCCGAACTGGTCGAACTAGGCGTCCCTGCCGTCGCCCTGTTCCCGGTCACACCGCTGGAGAAAAAGTCGCTGGACGCCGCTGAGGCTTTCAATCCCGAAGGTTTGGCACAACGTGCAGTGCGGGCACTCAAGCAAAATTTCCCACAGTTGGGCGTCATCACCGACGTCGCTCTGGACCCGTTCACCACCCACGGCCAGGACGGTCTGATTGATGAAAACGGCTATGTGCTCAACGACGAGACCGTGGCTGTCCTGGTCAAACAGGCCCTGTCCCACGCCGAAGCCGGTGCCGACATCGTTGCGCCGTCAGACATGATGGACGGTCGCATTGGCGCCATTCGCGCTGCACTGGAAAAAGCCGGTCACCGCAACACCTGCATTCTGTCCTACGCTGCCAAATACGCCTCGGCCTATTACGGCCCGTTCCGCGATGCGGTCGGCTCGGCAGGCAACCTGAAGGGTGGCAACAAATACAGCTACCAGATGGACCCCGCCAACACCGACGAAGCCCTGCGTGAAGTTGCCCAGGATCTGGCCGAAGGCGCGGACATGGTCATGGTCAAGCCTGGCATGCCCTACCTGGACATCGTGCACCGGGTGAAAAGTGGTTTTGGCGTTCCGACCTACGTGTATCAGGTCAGTGGCGAATACGCGATGCTCAAAGCGGCCAGCCAAAATGGTTGGCTGAATGAAAAAGCGGTTGTACTGGAAGCACTGTTGTCGATGAAACGCGCGGGTGCCGATGGCATTTTGACCTACTACGCAAAAACTGTCGCGCAGTGGTTAAAACAAGGCTAA
- a CDS encoding adenylate kinase — MRIILLGAPGSGKGTQAKMLVDKYQIPQISTGDLLRAAVAAQTPLGLQAKAVMEAGQLVSDELVLGIIRERLAENDAKNGFILDGFPRTLVQAKALDKMLADLKWPLEGAIEFDADYEAIIQRIAGRRTCKDCGQVFNIHTSPSAKGEHTCDKCGGELQHRADDNEATLRKRLGVYDEQTAPLVDYYRQAGKLHTVKAEGEISAIFAKLSSVIDAL; from the coding sequence ATGAGAATTATTCTGCTCGGAGCCCCCGGTTCTGGTAAAGGTACCCAGGCCAAGATGCTGGTAGACAAGTACCAGATCCCTCAAATCTCCACCGGCGACCTGTTGCGCGCCGCTGTTGCCGCACAAACCCCGCTGGGATTGCAGGCCAAAGCCGTGATGGAAGCCGGTCAACTGGTCTCCGACGAGCTGGTACTGGGCATCATTCGCGAGCGTCTGGCCGAGAACGACGCCAAAAATGGCTTCATCCTCGACGGCTTCCCCCGCACCCTGGTTCAAGCCAAGGCGCTGGACAAAATGCTGGCAGACCTGAAATGGCCGCTGGAAGGTGCGATCGAATTTGATGCCGACTACGAAGCCATCATCCAGCGCATCGCCGGTCGTCGCACCTGCAAGGACTGCGGTCAGGTGTTCAACATCCACACCTCACCCTCGGCCAAAGGCGAGCATACCTGTGACAAGTGCGGCGGCGAACTGCAACACCGGGCAGATGACAACGAAGCCACCCTGCGCAAGCGCCTGGGTGTGTACGACGAACAGACCGCGCCGCTGGTAGATTACTACCGCCAGGCGGGCAAACTGCACACCGTCAAGGCCGAAGGTGAAATCAGCGCCATTTTCGCCAAACTGAGCAGCGTCATCGACGCGCTTTAA